The Strigops habroptila isolate Jane chromosome 14, bStrHab1.2.pri, whole genome shotgun sequence genomic sequence TACACATCTGTTGCTCTTGCAAATCAGCTAAGAGATTCAGACCTTGACATCTATCCTGAatgaaaatgctggttttcattaGCTAGTAAGTATTTTTCTGACTTAAGGGGCAGACAGCATTAGGAAACTCAAATATTTTAACCAGTGAGCTCTTTGATTGCAGAGGGACAGTGCTATTTCCAAGAATTTTTCCCAGGAAGTGGGGTCTGCTGTGCTGCTTAGTGCAGATCTACAGTGAGCTCCTCTTTTCTCCAGGTGGGGAGGAACGATCTGGCACATGCTTATCTAATGTGTATAACCTTACAAACACCTCTCCTAAAGCTATTGGTCAGCAGAGGTACTTCTTtcctgtgggattttttttgtcctccAGGGAACTTGGAAAAAGGTTAATCCTGTGGCAGAAGTTACTTTTGGGGTTCTTTgcaatttcagctttttccttacatttctATCTCTGCCACTCCATCCACTTCTAAACTGTGTGAGCACTTGGAAAGAATACAGTGCTTCCAACAATCATCTGAGGGGTTCTGAAGGAGATGATTTGGTGGGCTTCTAGCTCCCCCTAGACACTGAATGTAAATCCTGCCTGTCCCCATAACTCTTGGCACAGAGcacactgcactgctgcttctcttgctgACACAGCAGCATAGTACTTGATAGGAACAATGTTCCTGACCTAGCAAGGAGTTTGCTAACACCCAGCCCATGACTGGTGTGGGCTTTGGTAACGGTGTGAGTGAGGCTGTGTATACCTGGCTGAAAGAGAGTGATACTCTGGTTGAGAGCTGTGTGTCTGTACACACAGAGATGTGACATCCTCTTATCGAGAGATGCAGCTGGGTATTTTGATTTGGTTCTGGTGCTGTTGTCTGGAGTCTGGTCCTTCATTTAGATAATACTAGTCTGGCTGCAAAAGGGAACtgtaaaaatggaaagcatCTCAGTTCCTGTGCTGAACTGGAAAGCATTATGGGAAAGGATACACTAACTATAAAATCATCTAAAAACTGGGGATCCAGAATAAATGCCCATCACTAACTCAGTGTCCCTTTGTGGTGTTTCTAATGTTAGTTTCTCTCTGATTTACACTGACAAATCTCTGCTAAATATAACAGTATTTACAAATTGACTTATTAATAATGACAGTAATTCGTGGCTCCATTCATCTTCACATTGTTGGTAACTGCAGCTTTTGATGAAGTTGTCCAAGAATATTGTTCAtagattccttttttttgttttgttttacttcccTAAAAAAGTCAATATTATGTTTCATTGTGCAATTCACCTGGAGTTTAAGTTAAGATCACTGATCAAATAAGTGTTTAATTCCTGTATCATTCTTTCTGTATCCCTGTAGCCCTAACAGGAAAATATCAAGCACAGCTTTTGGAAGGTAAGTCTTCAACTTTTTCATGAATACACGTGGAATCAGCTGTAACAATTCTATAAGTGGAggtgggaggagagagaaggaataagtttaggaaaacagaaatgtgccAAGACAAGTTTTCAAGGGAAGGGGCCTGTGTTTGGATAGGGATGTTATAGAATCTAGAAGCCACTGCTAGCCTTGGAGCAGGCCCCTGAACTGGAAAGAGCTCTGTTAAGAACGTAGTTAGTTGCTTCCTTGTCTGCcaactttctttctttatacTGCTATTGCAGCAGGgcagctgttgctgttttcaCCCTCATAATGTGATGAGGATTTGTGGTTGTtgctgaaatgcaaaggaaagcaagagcaCCCCTTTAAAAAGGACGTACAGAATTGTGATCTTCCTGGGGAGGGCTGTAAGTTTCAAGAATATTTTAGATAATCTTCAGTGCTCTCTGTTCTGTAGTGGGAACTGCTTGAGATTctcttcttctgctttttaaggaCGTTCTTACAGCATGAAATGTTCTAGATTAACTGTGTCAACCAGTGCACAGTGGTGACCTtagttttaatttctaataaGGCAAATACAACTCAGTACACAGTGTGAATAAAGCTAAGTAGTTTTTAACCTATGTTAACAATGGTGGCAGATCCTATCAAAAGCAACAAAGAACTCGCACCCGACAACTAATGCCATTGATTGTGCTCACTATGACTTCAGTTAGTTACCAGTCTCTTGTGGGACTTGTGCTTAAACAGTTGGAATTGTCACTGAAATGATTGCGCTGATTTTAGCCTCGGATGTTCAAAGCGCAAAGCTAGGCTATAGGGCAGTACCCAGACTCTCTCCTCCATCCTTACCAAGCAAAATAATTATCCTTCTGATCTTTCAGACAGCTCTTCCACAACAGTAACTTCAGCAGCAGTAATGGCAGCACGGAAGACCTGTTCAGAGACAGTATAGACTCCTGTGATAATGATATCACTGAAAAGGTGAGAAGCTGAGTGCATTGCAGTTAATGTACCCAACAAAATCCTGCTGGAGACATGCATCAAACTGACAAAGTTCTTGAGTTCTCGTCCTCACAGTTACCAGTGTTCTGAAGTAGCTCATTCAAAATGTCCTTTCTATTCCATTAATATTACGATTTTGCTTCACAAAAATGCAAGAACTGTGCAAGTACAGATCTAGGCATTGTGTTAGTACTTCTTTACCGTGTGTTTGCATTGATCACCTTCAAGGAAGATGCAGGGTCTGGGAAAATCAGAATTTCAGagctttattttgctgctggttttgcaggGAATATGCTCCCTTTAAAAAGGTAGCATAGCTAAATGCCACTGAGGAACAGTGAAGGGGTGTATGAAGAGATATTCAAACTCTCAGTTCTTTTCCACTTCCCCTTCCAGGTAACGTACCTAGAAAAAAAGGTGACAGAACTGGAGAATGATAGTCTGACAAATGGTGATCTGAAGagcaaactgaaacaagagaaCACACAGCTAGTTCACAGGTAATAAAGCACAGAGCCGGTTCTCTTTTATCATGTCAGAGCAAAGCTGGAACAGAGTCGTAGGTAGGGAAGGAAAATCTCTACCTGTAAAATATGACCAAGTCATCTGCCTTAATGCTAACAGATAAGGCTTCATCTGAGAAGTCCAAGTGGAATAGCACTGCCTTGTTGAGTTTTCAGCAAGCAGAGGCCTTCCAAGCAAGTTTCTTAGTGCAGAGATGTTACTGACTTGTACAGAGCAAGCTCTTCTGTTGTAAGAGAGATTAccactgttgttttttcttgcatgtaGCAAGAGCAGAAGGCTGGGTCATAGTCCCAGCTTCTCAAGACTGAGAATGAAAGAGTAATAGATGAACTGATActacctctcctatgaagacaggctgagagagttgggactgttcagctgggagaagggaaggccTTAGAGCTGCTTCCAGTGCCCAAAGTAGAGTGAAATAAaggaatgggaggaaaaagagaggcaATGGAGTTGCAcactgttggggtttttttaagtacttgTTGAAGCTGTTACTGAAATGCAGTCTTGTTTCCTTAGAGTTCATGAGCTAGAAGAGCTATTGAAAGACCAAGAAACATCAGCAGAACAGACCCTGGAAGAAGAGATAAAGAGACACAGAGAAGCATATATCAAGtatgagaaagagaaaggcacTGAAATTGAACTGCTAAATACAAGGTAACAAACATCCTGGTGCCACCGAGATCAGAGCACaagtttttattcatttttcactttgcatGTAAACGTAGGCTGTTCACAACAGACAGTGCACAGAGGATGCTTTACATTAATGCTTTAATCCACATGGCTCATGTAGGCAGCTTAGCTAGAGATTTGGCATGGATTCCAGGAGGGAATTGTGACCAACTGTAGCAAACACTTGtgtctgcatttgtttcttcctaCTTAATTCTTTTTAGATGCCTGTTGTTAGGAGCATAAGAATCTGAGGGCCAGTGTAGCATTTTGGGGCTGAAAACAAGCTATCTATGCCCAGTAGCTCATGCTAAAAAATTCtaatattagaaatattttcttgtttggtcTTTCTATCAAGTGCAAGTGAAATGGCTTTTTAGAGCGTGCTATTTTGCATGTCTGCATTCTTGAGGTACTTGCTGTAAGTTTTTTGTTACTGACACAGGGTTCAAcaactggaagaagaaaatggtgaGCTGAAGTGCACTGTCACACGACTGAAATCGCAAACGGAGAGATTAGATGAGGTAACAAAACCCCTGAGTGCTTGAGCAATTTAACAGCAGCTTGATTTGTGTAAGAGCAAATTTCATACAGTGATTGGCCCAGCTTCTTTAATTTGCCTTCCCTAAAAAAGCCCATTAATGGAATTGGAACATTGGTCACTTTTAGCGACAGGAATGCCCCAAGACACATGCCAGCTTATGACCAGCTGTGTCTATGTAGTTGTGTGGTAAAACTGAAGATGGCTCATGCACTTGCAAACTAGCTGTGAAGTTGCCCATTTGTTCTAGGAAAGGCAACGCATGTCAGATAGGTTGGAAGACACCAGTCTCCGACTGAAGGACGAGATGGATTTGTACAAGAGGATGATGGACAAGCTACGCCAGAACAGGCTGGAGTTTAACAAGGAGAGGGAAGCCACACAGGAGGTAAGTGTGAGTTCCAGGCAGCTGTATCTCATCTGCATGGAAGCCCATCTGAGCAAAGAATGAACAGACAGGGTGAACAGTGAAAATACAGCATCCAGTGAATGTATTACTGCATTGTGTTTTGTGGGAGGGGGGTACCCATAGGGCGATGAATGCTGCAAGAATAAATGTAAACACTTTGGGTCAGGGGTTGCCATCTCTTTGAGAACTTGCAGCCTTGAATGTGTGCTCTAAGATTTCATTTACTATGTTTGCAAGGGGAATTATGCCTCTCAGACATGAAGCTCAGAGATCAGAGCCACTTCTAGCTCTGCAGAGGTTTGTGACCTGTTCTTCCATAGAAGAGCAAGTGGCTCTATTGTAGGGTTGTCTGGCCTCAGCCAGGTTCACAGAGCGCTGGTGTTGGAGTACAGAGATGGCTGCTTACAGGGAGGGCTGGTTGTGCAGGGACTGGAGAGACATGGCCTGCTTGCATGTCCACAGCTCATCGAAGACTTGCGGAAGGAACTGGAGCACTTGCAGCTGTACAAGCTGGAATGTGAGCGTCCTGGACGTGGGAGAAGCTCTTCATCCAGTGTGAGTGAATTCAACGCCAAAACCAGAGAGGTGGAAATGgagcatgaaataaaaaggctGAAGCAGGTGAGTTGGAAGGGCCTCTTGATCCGTGTACAggactgctttgaaaaatgccTGTAGCTGCAACTCATAGAATACTGCCTTGTTGCATCTGTGTAGGCCTTCTTTGTACAGGCAATGTAAATTGTGCATGTAGGAAATGCCTGTGGTGCAGTCAGGGCAGCCTTGTCACTGGTGGCAAGAGAGTTGCTGAAAGCTTTCAGCCTTACCATGTATCATCCAAACTACCTGTGATTTAAACGTATTTTTCAGTGAAGCGTTATAGGAAGAACTTAAATCagtgtttttttaatccttaaaTAGGAGAATCAGAAACTTCGTGACCAAAATGATGATCTTAATGGACAGATCCTAAGTCTTAGTCTTTATGAAGCTAAAAATCTCTTTGCAACGCAAACAAAGGCACAGTCACTGGCTGCTGAAATTGATTCTGCATCAAGAGATGAGGTAATGTGCTTTTTTAATCAAGTACTACATCCAAAAATATGCGGGTTTCAATGTAATTAGCTGTCAAGGTTAAACTGTTTGAAGCTGACAaatcaacagcagaaaaaatctgctttgctaGGAGGAGTTCAGGAGTGTTAGAAGATTGCCTTGAATCTAACAGTGGTTTTGAATGTTCCTTTTAATATAACTCTTCCATTTGTCTCTTAAAAGATTGGAATTATTAGAAACTCAGTGAAATCTTTTATAATGGATTTTAACAATTTTAACATCTGCTACCTTACAAGGAGTTGTGATATAATGACCTTAATTTCACACAAATTAACATAGCTActtaaatttttactttctcttctaGATTCAGTTCTCAGTTCAGTAACAAGCTCTCAGTTAGGTCTATGTCTGAGCTATATGTTCCCAGTAGCAGAGCTGAATTCTTGAAGAAAGTAGGTAGCGTGCAAGGACAGATCATGAGCTCAGGCCAGTGAGTATGTAAGAGCTCCCAGGGAAGAAGACAGGTTAGTGATGAAGTTGATTAAAAGgaattgtttgctttttatgcTTCAGTTGTTCTGGACAGAACTTCCCATTTCTTCTTCGAGAGGCATCCTGTGACAGACCTTTTTACCCAATCTGTATTTGAATGACCCTGTTAGCCTTAGCTCCTGGGCAGTCAGTCCCTTGGAGTGAAGTACATACTTGAGTTTCTTGCTGACCCAGAGCActgtgaagaaaagctgtttaattGTTCAActctaatgattttttttttttttttttccttgacaaTAGCAAAAGTCCAATTTGCTTTTACCTAATTATTTCTCCTTGTGAATCTCATGACTCTGGCTCATGCAAGGAGTACCCAGCACTCCTCCTATAAAGGAGGAAGTGCCTAACAACTATGGCCCAGGCTTAGTAAACCTTACAGACCTGCATAAGCTTTACTCATTGTgccattttttcctgtataatCAAAATGAAGGTAAGAAACTGCAGACTTGGGGCAGGACTTTTATCAAGGCTAATGAAAATGGATGCCCAAATCCCATTAGGGTGGATCTGAGGCTCTAATGCTCCTGGATAGCTTTGTCAGTTTGGCATTAAACATGCGGAGTATAAAAGCAGTCTTCATCTTTGGAGAGTTTGAGGGGCCAATTGAGTATCGTGAAGCTCTTGCACTCAGAGGTGGGGAAGCTGGCCCATGATGTGGGTGCAGGATGGATTGGTGTGTTAAATAGGGAATTTGTGTCAAATAACCTGCCAAAAGATCCCTGGTGATGACTGTTCACCACCTTTCTTAATAGTAAAGGTCTTTAACATCCAGATTATTTCCCATACAGAAAGAGGGAGGAACTAGAGGCAGAATAACTATCACAAAAGGTGATATTGAGTAGGTACTAGCCTCTTATCTGTATGAATTTCATGCTATTATGTCAACTAGTGAGACTGTTTCAAAAGTAACTTTGAAATGTTGTGTTTCAGCTCATGGAAGCCCTTAAAGAACAGGAAGAGATCAATTACAGATTGCGACAGTATATGGACAAGATCATTTTGGCAATCCTAGACCACAATCCATCTATCTTGGAAATAAAGAATTGAAGAgaatgagagaaggaaaagcagcaactgCCTGATACTTCTGCACATGCCACTGGATCTAAACAACACTCTGATACTGTAAATtaatctataaatatatatatacactatgTGTGAGTGTGGGTGCGCGGGTGTGTTTATATGATGTTTGGTACACTGTTATTTGTCATTGAATTGGCTTGGTTAGACTTTTTCCATGCACTTTCAATACCTGTGATAAGATGGATACTGTATATTAATGTAATAACAATATAACTGGATCTTGCTGTTTTAGATACTGGACAAAATTACTCTACCTCTAGTTGTAAAGGTAAAAAAGACAATGGAAACACATGGATGTGGCCCTAACTTTAGGAGCAAGAATTGTTCTTCCGTTCTTCCAGGAATTTGGGTACCAGAAACCAATTAACATACCCAGGTTCAGTTCCTGACTGGTGCTGACTGTGTATTTCCTATTTGATTTAGTTTTAGTACTTAAACCACGcataggataaaaaaaaaagacactttggggaaaaggaaggagtcagagtaaaagggaagaagaggaagatatTGCAGAATTGTTGCTATTTGTGAAAAATCACCATCCACTTGTTTGCCACTGTCAGCACAAAGTGCTTTTTATGTAAGATCACTTTGGAGCCTGCTTTGGGATGCTCTGAGCCAGCCTGCTCTTCAGTGTGTGTGagcatgtgtatttttatgccAAGGTCCCTGTTTAGCATTGAGGTAAAGAAGCTCTTCAAATCTGTTCCCCTATTTTCAGGGGTTTATCTTGGGCCATTGAGCTGAATTCTGGGatcctgccccttcccctcacccttaattttaaagatttcacTGAAAAGGAGCACATTCTAGTTcttacaaaaaacagaaaagaaaaattgcatgAAATAGCTCACAtcagggggaggaggagcagccctTGAAATGATGAGTTGAGTTGCTGTCCCACCTCACTCTGTTGAGACTGACATTCTGTGGGCAAGCTGTGGAGAGGACTGGCTTGTCCTAACCCAGTGGTGGAGAGAAGTCTAATGTGGAGTGACTTCTATCATCAGGgcagtaaaaagcaaaagagcTTGGTCTTGCAGCAGTTGCCAATCCCGGCTGGGTACACACATGCATGTCTAAAGCCCTTAGTAGGGAACGCATCCTGATTTGGATGAGCAGTTGTGCAGGTGCTTAACTTTAAATGTGTACTGTGGCTGCTCGTAGAAGTCAGTGGGACAGAACACTAAGTCTTTAAAGTTGAGTGTATGCTTAAATGCTGCCTTAAATAGGATGGACTTCGACATGTGCCTGTGTTCTCCTGAGCTGGGTCTGTGTACTGTAGGGCTAGGAcctttttaatgaataatgtAGCTTGTCGAGGGAGCTCATGAAATTGTTTGGGTAGTTGAatgctaaaaacaaaacattattccttgcacttttttaaaagtaaaaatatcacATTTCTGATTCACACCAACTGGCACAGAAAAATAGGCCCAAATATCTGGCTTTCCCCAATGCATAGAGATGTTTCCTCTATTGAATACACTCCCCAGAAGAATGTTACAGTAGCAATgactgtgcttttctgtgtatttcttgcTGTTGGCAGTGTCTTGCCCCTAGTATTCTCTCGATGTATCTTGGTGTGTATATGTGATGCATTTTTCCTGAATTTGAATACCTAAGACTGTATTCAGTTATggatgtaaatatatatatatttttctg encodes the following:
- the RAB11FIP4 gene encoding rab11 family-interacting protein 4 isoform X3; translated protein: MRGRAGLWGHGAGAGTGAAGGSQPVPSCVGGEIPDCAYLDSESTYSELELFPDEDAMTLAQQELHHESDMDSAIESAQSSEASDVCRSEEKDAVLGGLFLPGDKSSPHNPSAASDLSTYSTASLISNEEQFEDYGEGDDVDFTPSSPCPDDETRTNAYSDLGSSVSSSAGQTPRKMRHVYNSELLDVYCSQCCKKINLLNDLEARLKNLKANSPNRKISSTAFGRQLFHNSNFSSSNGSTEDLFRDSIDSCDNDITEKVTYLEKKVTELENDSLTNGDLKSKLKQENTQLVHRVHELEELLKDQETSAEQTLEEEIKRHREAYIKYEKEKGTEIELLNTRVQQLEEENGELKCTVTRLKSQTERLDEERQRMSDRLEDTSLRLKDEMDLYKRMMDKLRQNRLEFNKEREATQELIEDLRKELEHLQLYKLECERPGRGRSSSSSVSEFNAKTREVEMEHEIKRLKQENQKLRDQNDDLNGQILSLSLYEAKNLFATQTKAQSLAAEIDSASRDELMEALKEQEEINYRLRQYMDKIILAILDHNPSILEIKN
- the RAB11FIP4 gene encoding rab11 family-interacting protein 4 isoform X4, whose amino-acid sequence is MTLAQQELHHESDMDSAIESAQSSEASDVCRSEEKDAVLGGLFLPGDKSSPHNPSAASDLSTYSTASLISNEEQFEDYGEGDDVDFTPSSPCPDDETRTNAYSDLGSSVSSSAGQTPRKMRHVYNSELLDVYCSQCCKKINLLNDLEARLKNLKANSPNRKISSTAFGRQLFHNSNFSSSNGSTEDLFRDSIDSCDNDITEKVTYLEKKVTELENDSLTNGDLKSKLKQENTQLVHRVHELEELLKDQETSAEQTLEEEIKRHREAYIKYEKEKGTEIELLNTRVQQLEEENGELKCTVTRLKSQTERLDEERQRMSDRLEDTSLRLKDEMDLYKRMMDKLRQNRLEFNKEREATQELIEDLRKELEHLQLYKLECERPGRGRSSSSSVSEFNAKTREVEMEHEIKRLKQENQKLRDQNDDLNGQILSLSLYEAKNLFATQTKAQSLAAEIDSASRDELMEALKEQEEINYRLRQYMDKIILAILDHNPSILEIKN
- the RAB11FIP4 gene encoding rab11 family-interacting protein 4 isoform X1, which gives rise to MPAMEPASLLRFLRKLKEVFDVCDEDADGFIRVEHFVALGLQFGQGDEVEKLAKYLDPNDLGRINFKDFCHGVFAIKGCEELLKDVLSPENSELQHYEPHYDDYYYQGGEIPDCAYLDSESTYSELELFPDEDAMTLAQQELHHESDMDSAIESAQSSEASDVCRSEEKDAVLGGLFLPGDKSSPHNPSAASDLSTYSTASLISNEEQFEDYGEGDDVDFTPSSPCPDDETRTNAYSDLGSSVSSSAGQTPRKMRHVYNSELLDVYCSQCCKKINLLNDLEARLKNLKANSPNRKISSTAFGRQLFHNSNFSSSNGSTEDLFRDSIDSCDNDITEKVTYLEKKVTELENDSLTNGDLKSKLKQENTQLVHRVHELEELLKDQETSAEQTLEEEIKRHREAYIKYEKEKGTEIELLNTRVQQLEEENGELKCTVTRLKSQTERLDEERQRMSDRLEDTSLRLKDEMDLYKRMMDKLRQNRLEFNKEREATQELIEDLRKELEHLQLYKLECERPGRGRSSSSSVSEFNAKTREVEMEHEIKRLKQENQKLRDQNDDLNGQILSLSLYEAKNLFATQTKAQSLAAEIDSASRDELMEALKEQEEINYRLRQYMDKIILAILDHNPSILEIKN
- the RAB11FIP4 gene encoding rab11 family-interacting protein 4 isoform X2 is translated as MPAMEPASLLRFLRKLKEVFDVCDEDADGFIRVEHFVALGLQFGQGDEVEKLAKYLDPNDLGRINFKDFCHGVFAIKGCEELLKDVLSPENSELQHYEPHYDDYYYQGGEIPDCAYLDSESTYSELELFPDEDAMTLAQQELHHESDMDSAIESAQSSEASDVCRSEEKDAVLGGLFLPGDNAGQTPRKMRHVYNSELLDVYCSQCCKKINLLNDLEARLKNLKANSPNRKISSTAFGRQLFHNSNFSSSNGSTEDLFRDSIDSCDNDITEKVTYLEKKVTELENDSLTNGDLKSKLKQENTQLVHRVHELEELLKDQETSAEQTLEEEIKRHREAYIKYEKEKGTEIELLNTRVQQLEEENGELKCTVTRLKSQTERLDEERQRMSDRLEDTSLRLKDEMDLYKRMMDKLRQNRLEFNKEREATQELIEDLRKELEHLQLYKLECERPGRGRSSSSSVSEFNAKTREVEMEHEIKRLKQENQKLRDQNDDLNGQILSLSLYEAKNLFATQTKAQSLAAEIDSASRDELMEALKEQEEINYRLRQYMDKIILAILDHNPSILEIKN
- the RAB11FIP4 gene encoding rab11 family-interacting protein 4 isoform X5 produces the protein MTLAQQELHHESDMDSAIESAQSSEASDVCRSEEKDAVLGGLFLPGDNAGQTPRKMRHVYNSELLDVYCSQCCKKINLLNDLEARLKNLKANSPNRKISSTAFGRQLFHNSNFSSSNGSTEDLFRDSIDSCDNDITEKVTYLEKKVTELENDSLTNGDLKSKLKQENTQLVHRVHELEELLKDQETSAEQTLEEEIKRHREAYIKYEKEKGTEIELLNTRVQQLEEENGELKCTVTRLKSQTERLDEERQRMSDRLEDTSLRLKDEMDLYKRMMDKLRQNRLEFNKEREATQELIEDLRKELEHLQLYKLECERPGRGRSSSSSVSEFNAKTREVEMEHEIKRLKQENQKLRDQNDDLNGQILSLSLYEAKNLFATQTKAQSLAAEIDSASRDELMEALKEQEEINYRLRQYMDKIILAILDHNPSILEIKN